A genomic segment from Aegilops tauschii subsp. strangulata cultivar AL8/78 chromosome 1, Aet v6.0, whole genome shotgun sequence encodes:
- the LOC109763613 gene encoding serine/threonine protein kinase OSK1-like gives MAASTNRASTSADRHLHAWYELEPKTIAGGAYADVYPARHRLTGCDVAVKIFHANLAVEEGAEREIRIMRLLRHHPHVIRFYEAAVVVANGGNQACIVMELAESGELYKELCDQVISGHHGLDEAEVRRMFMQLVSGVAYCHRNMVVHHDLKLENVLLDAGKNVKLADFGFSDFFGPVQKPGADCGSLLYAAPEVCADRTDASPTRHLGPEVDMWSCGVILFAMLCGYLPFDGPDEPAIKRKITSGRVRIPHGISDGPRALISGMLQVCPERRMSIDEICAQTVEQVVRMMLGLDNNNLVEFLHRGVENQATVAYYLMLDNRFDAPTRYMWLLHDPPAVDGEERGNEAGAPDRAHIAGWRRGQLQGKGQWA, from the exons ATGGCGGCCTCAACTAACCGAGCCAGTACCAGCGCGGATCGGCACCTGCATGCATGGTACGAGCTGGAGCCAAAAACCATCGCCGGGGGCGCCTACGCTGACGTGTATCCGGCCAGGCACCGCCTCACCGGCTGCGACGTCGCCGTCAAGATATTCCATGCTAATCTTGCGGTGGAAGAAGGAGCGGAGAGGGAGATCCGGATCATGAGGCTGCTGCGCCACCACCCTCACGTCATTCGCTTCTACGAGGCCGCCGTTGTCGTTGCCAACGGCGGCAATCAGGCGTGCATCGTGATGGAGCTGGCAGAGTCAGGGGAGCTCTACAAGGAGCTCTGCGACCAGGTCATCTCCGGCCACCACGGGCTGGACGAGGCCGAGGTTCGCCGCATGTTCATGCAATTAGTATCTGGCGTGGCCTACTGCCACCGGAACATGGTGGTGCACCACGACCTCAAGCTGGAGAACGTCCTGCTCGATGCCGGCAAGAACGTGAAGCTGGCGGATTTCGGGTTCAGCGACTTCTTCGGGCCCGTCCAGAAACCGGGGGCGGACTGCGGGAGCCTACTCTACGCGGCCCCCGAGGTGTGCGCCGACCGGACAGATGCGAGTCCGACAAGGCATCTTGGTCCGGAGGTGGACATGTGGAGCTGCGGGGTCATCCTCTTTGCCATGCTCTGTGGCTACCTTCCCTTCGATGGCCCCGATGAGCCCGCTATCAAGAGGAAAATCACC AGTGGCAGGGTGAGGATCCCACATGGTATATCGGACGGGCCGAGGGCGCTCATCTCAGGCATGCTTCAAGTTTGCCCCGAGAGGCGAATGAGCATCGACGAG ATTTGTGCCCAAACTGTAGAACAGGTAGTCAGGATGATGCTCGGGTTGGACAACAATAACCTTGTTGAGTTCCTGCACAGAGGAGTCGAAAACCAA GCGACAGTTGCGTACTATCTGATGTTGGACAACCGGTTTGACGCACCTACTCGTTACATGTGGTTACTGCACGATCCACCAGCG